In the genome of Nocardioides sp. NBC_00368, the window TCAAGCCCTCCAACCTCGTCTACGACAGCGACCGCCGGATCAGGATCGTCGACTTCGGGATCGCTCAGCTCGCCCGGCTGGGCGACCAGCGGCTGACCTCCACCCACGACGTCGTCGGGAGCCTCGGCTACCTCTCTCCCGAGCGCGGCTCAGGTGGTGAGGTCGGGCCGGCGAGCGACATCTACTCGCTGGGCTGTGTCTTCTACGAGATGCTCACCGGCCGCACCCCCTACTCCGGCGGTGCCCCGGCGACGATGGTCTACCAGCACGCCACCGCGCCGATCCCGCGGGTCAGCAGCATGGTCCAGGTGCCGGGGATCATCGACGACCTGGTCGCGATGATGATGGCCAAGGAGCCCCAGCAGCGGCCGAGCGCGCAGGACGTCGTCGCGGTGCTCACCGGCTCCGGTCCGTTGCCGGTCTTCGACGCGCAGGTGCCCCGGCAGCGCGCGACGCACGCGTCCGGTCCGATCAGCACATCCGGTGCCTTCAAGGCGTACGCCGGCAGCGGCTCGTTCCCGGCCGCGGCCGCCACCGGGTCGACCGGTGGGTTCTCCACGATCGGCGCGAGCGGTCCGATCCCGACCGGCGGGGCGCGGGCGGCAGAGCGGCCCGGTGCTGGCCGCCGGGCGGTGAGCATCCTGCTGGCGATCGCCCTGCTCGGTGTGGCCGTCGGCGGCTGGGCGACGTTCGCCGCCTTCCAGAACGCCTCGGAGACGGGCCGGGCGGCCGCGCTCAGCGAGTCGCTCCCGGAGACCATCGAGCTCGCCGTCGACGTGATCTTCGAGCGGGACGCGCTGCAGCCGGTCGCGCAGGCGCCGGTCAACGTACGCTCCACCTACCTGCACACCACCGACATCGCGGTCGAGGAGTGGCAGACCGCGTCGGCCGAGATCGACGTCGACGGCGACGCCGAGCTGCGCACGCTCCATCACGACATCACCGAGGTGCTCGCCGACTTCGAGCTCTACCGGACCGAGATGCAGGAGGGTGACAAGGCCAGCCAGGACGCCGCCCGCGAGGTCTACACGGGCCTGGCCAGCAACCTGCTGATGCTCGCCGCGCAGCTGCCGGAGCTCGAGGACGACGAGACCGCCGACCAGATCCGCAACCTCAGCAACCTGACCGCGGCGGCGGAGGCCTTCAGCATCGAGCGCGAGCTCATGGTCGTGGCGCTGTCCGAGAACGAGATCGACACCAAGTCGGTCAAGGACCTCACCGACGCCGAGGCGGCGTGGGTGAAGGCGTCCTCGGCGTTCTACTCGGGAGCCTCGCCCGAGCTGCAGGCCGAGCTCGACCGGGTCTCCGACGGCACCTTCGACAAAGGCTCGGGCGCGATGATGGTGCAGCGTACGGTCCGCGACGTCGCCGCCAAGGGCAGCATCGAGGGGGTCGCCAAGGAGATGCGGGCCGCGTCGAAGGGGGAGCCGATCGTACGCACCTGGTCCGACGGCGCCGTGGAATACATCCAGGGCCTTCGCGAGGTCATCCTGAAGTCGACCGAGACCATGGCCGACGCGGTCACCGACGAGCACGAGCGCGCCAAGACCGGGCTGATCCTGCGTGCGGTGCTCACCGGAGTGGCGCTGGTCGCCGCGATCGGGCTCGGCTTGGGGCTGTATCGGGCTCAGTATCGGTCCGGTCGCAGGTCTCGCTAGAGTGCCGCGGGTGACCTTTGATGCGCCCACGCCCGAGATCCTCGCCTCCGACCACCTGCTGGCCGCCTGGCTGGCCGAGACCGCCGGTCGCCGACTGCTCGAGGTGCGCGCCACCTCCGGCCTCGAGGGCAAGGAGCTCAAGGACGCCGGCGACCTGGCCGCCCACGAGCTGCTGATGAAGCTCGTCGCCGAGTACCGTCCCGAGGACGGGGTCCTGTCCGAGGAGGGCAAGGACTCCAAGGAGCGGCTCACCAAGGACCGCGTCTGGATCATCGACCCGCTCGACGGCACCCGGGAGTTCTCCGAGCCGCCGCGCGACGACTGGGCCGTGCACGTCGCCCTGTGGGGCTCCTCCAACGGTGGTGAGCTGATCGCCGGTGCGGTCGCTCAGCCGGCGCTCGCGGACGCGTCCGTGCAGAGCACCTTCCACACCGGCGCGGCCCCGCTCGTGCCGCCCTCGACCTCGCCCCGTCCCCGGATCGCCGTCTCCCGCAGCCGCCCGCCGGCGTTCGTCGAGGCGCTGGCGGAGGAGCTCGGCGCCGAGCTCGTGCCGATGGGATCGGCCGGCGTGAAGATGATGTCGGTCGTGCGCGACATCTCCGATGCGTACGTCCACGCGGGTGGGCAGTACGAGTGGGACTCCGCCGCTCCCGTGGCCGTCGCCGCCGCGGCCGGGCTGTTCACCTCGCGCATCGACGGGTCGCCGCTGCGCTACAACCAGGACGACGTCTACCTGCCTGATGTGATCGTGTGCCGGCCTGAGCTTTCCGAGCAGATTCTCTCGTTCATCAAGCGGCACGGGGTGGAGTGACGCGGCTCCGGCCGTCTTGGTTTCGCCGCGGTTCGCGACTGTGTTTTCGTCGGCTGTGGGCCGCCGACCCGTTCTCGAGTGTTTCTCGACCTGGCCCGGAGTAAAGGACGGCCTTCGGCCGCCGGCTACGCCGGTCGCCTTCGGCGATCCTTGACACCGGACCATGTCGAGAAAGATTTGGCTGGCTATCGGGGCGGCGGCCCGGGTGTGGCCGAGGGGTCATCGCTCCTCGGGAGGTGGGCGCTCCACGGTGAACGAAAATTCATTCACCCCGGTATGCCGAACGAATTTTCATTCGCCCCCCGCCACCGACCGCCCCACGGCGATCTCGGAGTGAACGAACATTCATTCACCCCTCAGACCCCAAGCCCCTCCCCAACCCAGATAGCCGCGCCAAACCCCTGCCGCCGACCCGATAGCCAGCCAAAATTCTCGCCGACGGCCGGTGTCAAGGACCGCGAAGCGGCCGGCGAAGCCGGCGGCCGAAGGCCGTCCTTTACTCCGGACGGCGGCGAGAACACCCTCCGTAACGGGTCGGCGGCAGACACCAACCCCAAAACACACCAACCCGCCGACGCGCAAGAACAAAGTCAGCGCCGCACAAGAAGCTCAGCCGCCGAGCAGCAGCTCCTCGAGCGCCTCCAGACTCTGCCGCGCGTACCCGTTCCACATCCACCCGAACACAGGCATCGCGAACGAGGCGGCAGACGAGGTGGGAGTGACGTCCCAGGACCAGGTGACCCGGGTGCCGGTGCCGGCGGGGGCGAAGGACCAGCGGCCGGCGACGTGGCCGACCAGGAGCTTGAGGGGGCCCGAGAGGGGCGTGATCTCGTAGGAGAACGACGTGGGGGCGTCGACGGCGGTCAGGGTCTCGCGCATCGTGGCGCCGTCGGAGAGGACGATCGTGCGGGTCTCGCCGACGGAGTCCCAGCCGCCGGCCTGGTCGCGGACCTCGGCGATCGGGCCGATCGCGGCGTACCGGCGGCCGAAGATCTGCGGCAGCGGAGCCGGGAGGACGCGGGCGAGGGCGGTCTCGTAGGCGACCGGGATCGCTCGGGAGGACTCGAGGTGCAGCGCTTCAAGGTGCTGGGTCATGACTACGAGCATGGCAGTAGCGTGAGCGGCGTGGTTGAGCAGATCGAGATCCAGACCCCCGACGGCACCGCCGAGGCCTACCTCGCCCGGCCCGAGAGCGCACCGAAGGGTGGCGTGCTCGTCTACATGGACGCCATCGGCCTGCGGCCGCGGCTGGCCGAGATGATCGAGCGGGTCGCGTCCTGGGGCTATGTCGTGCTCGCACCCAACGTGTTCTACCGCGACGGCAGCGTGGCCGAGCTGGCGCCGACCGCCGACCTCCGCGACCCGGCGGCGCGGGACGCGTTCTTCGCGAACGGTGCGATGGCCCGGGTGCGGGGGCTCACCGTGGCTCGGCTGGCGGGCGACATCCCGGCGTACGTCCAGAAGCTCCAGACGTACGTCACCGGCCCGCTGGGGACGCACGGCTACTGCATGGGAGCGCGGATCGCGGTGCGGACCGCGGGGCGGTTCCCCGATGAGTTCGTCGCGGTCGGCGGGTTCCACGGCGGCGGGCTGGTGACCGCGGACGAGGCCTCGCCGCACACCTGCATCGCCGGGACGAGGGCGGAGTACTACTTCGGGCATGCCGACCACGACCGCTCGATGACGCCGGAGAACGTCGCCGACCTCGGCCGGGCGCTCGACGACGCCGGGGTGACCTACACCAACCTCATCTACCCCGACGCCCCGCACGGCTACACGATGGCGGACACCTCGTCCTACCAGGAGGCGGGGACGCATCGGCACTTCACCGACCTCGAGCTCCTCTACGCCCGTACGATGGCCTGATGGCGAAACCGGTGCTGGTCGTGATGGGTGTCTCGGGTTCGGGGAAGTCGACCATCGGCGCGGCGATCGCGGGCAGGCTGCGGGTGCCGTTCGAGGATGCCGACGACCTGCATCCGCCGGCGAACATCGAGAAGATGACCGCCGGGATCGCGCTCGACGACGATGACCGCTTCCCCTGGCTGGAGGCCGTGGGGGAGTGGCTCGCCGCCCATGAGGAGCGCGGCGGCGTGATGAGCTGCTCGGCGCTGAAGCGGAAGTACCGGGATCAGCTCCGCCGCCACAGCGCCGGAGTGACCTTCCTCCACCTGGAGGGCACCCGCGAGGTGATCGCGAGGCGCCAGGCGAGCCGGCCCGGCCACTTCATGCCGGCCTCGCTCCTGGACAGCCAGTTCCGCACGCTCGAGCCGCTCGAGCCGGACGAGGCCGGGTTCGTCATCGACGTCGATCAGCCGGTCGACGCGATCGTCGAGGAGTACGCACGCCGCATCGGTGCCTAGCGCCGAGAGGCGGCCGACACGCGCCCATCTCGGGTTAGGCGTTGCGTGCCGGCCGCGGCCACACCCGGGTGAGGGACCAGCGGGCGGGCCCACTTTCGACGGTAACTCACGATCCCCCGGCACAACAGGGGGTTCGCGGCTATCGCTGCAGGTCAGAGCGTAAAAAGACGTCCGGCACCTCGGACGCTTTCGAGGTGAACTCCGGGGCCCGCTTCTCCAGGAACGCAGCGACTCCCTCCTTGCCGTCGCCGACCGAGGCGTAGAACATCGCCAGCGAGTCGCTCAGGTGCGCCTCGAGCGGGTGCCGGGCGGAGGCGTTGCGGGTGATCAGCTGGCGTACGAGCGCGGTGCCGACCGGCGACCGGTTCTGGGTGAACCGCCGGGCCAGTTCGAAGGCGGCGGGCAGGAGCTCGTCGGGTAGGTGGATGCTGCGGACCAGGCCGCCGTCGAGCGCCTGGTCGGGGTCGAGGATCTCTGCGGTGTAGAGCCACTCCAGGGCCCGCGGCACGCCCACCACGCGCGGCAGGAAGTAGGACGAGCAGGCCTCGGGCACGATGCCGAGCTTGCCGAAGACGAAGCCGATCTTCGCCTTGGAGGAGGCCAGCCGCGCGTCCATCGCGCACAGCATGGTGGCTCCGATCCCGACCGCCGGGCCGTTGACCGCGGCGATCACCGGCTTGGGGAGCGCGTGGATGGCGAGGGTGACCTTGCCGCCGGTGTCGCGTACGCCCTCGGCGTACTCGGGGTGCTTGGCCGGGTCGGCCAGGTGCTCGGCGAGCTTCTCGGGCGTCGGGTGCAGCGACTCGTCGAGGCCGAAGACGTTGCCCTCGGCCGAGAGGTCCATGCCCGCGCAGAAGGCCCGCCCCGCACCGGTCACGATCACCGCGCGCACCTCGTCGGCCATCGCGTCGGTGGTGAACACCTCCTCCAGCTCGCGCGCCATCGTCACCGTGAACGAGTTGAGTGCGTCCGGTCGGTTGAGGGTCAGGAGCGCGATGCCGTCGGCGTCCACGTCGAAAGTCAGGGTCTCGTAAGCCATGGGTCACAGTCTGCACCGGTGGTCGAGCTTGTCGAGACCCCCTGCCCGTGGATTGGTTCTTTCGGCCGCGGACGGGTCGGGTTCACCTACTGTCGAAAGTCGGTACAGCCCGAGCAGGGCGGCAACTACCGTGTCGAGCGTGAGTCTGCTGCGTGTGCCCCGGGTCTGGGAGCCGATCCTCTCGGCACTGCTGATCGCCGCGGTCGCGGCCGAGCACCTCTACATGAGTGGCGCCGGCCACCCGCAGTGGTCGGGCTGGTCGGCGGTGGCAGGCGTCGTCGGCGTCGCGCTCGCGATGTGGCTGCGGCATCGGCACCCGGCGGTCGCGGTGGCGCTGGTGTGCCTGCTGGTCGGCGGCACGGTGGTGGCGAACGACGGCTGGATCCTGATCAGCTACGTCGCGTTCGCGGCCCTGGTGAGCTTCCTCGTCGGCAGGTGGGCCGATCAGGTGTGGCCGTCGGTGGCGGTTGTGGGCGTGGCCGTGGTGGCTTTGACCGCGCTCGACGCCGCCGTCAACGGCGGCGGTGTGCGGGTCGCGATGGCGGGCAACATGATCATCTTCATGGCGCTTCCCTGGCTCAGCGGCCGCTACCTGCGCCAGGTCGCCCGTCACCACTCGACGGCGATCGAGCAGGCCCAGCTGGCCGAGCGGGCCCGGATCGCGCAGGAGATGCACGACTCCCTGGGCCACGAGCTGAGCCTGATCGCGCTGCGCGCCGGGGCGCTCGAGGTGGCACCGGGGCTCACCGCGACCCACCAGAAGGCGGCCGGCGACATCCGCGCGGCCGCCGCCGGGGCCACCGAGCGGCTCGGCGAGATCGTCGGTGTGCTCCGTCCCGCTGACGAGGAGGCGCCGCTGACCCCCGCCGCGGCCGGGATCGGCGGCCTGGTCGAGCGCGCGCGTGAGTCGGGGATGGACGTACGTCTGGTCGGCTCGCTCACCGAGGGCACCGCACCGGTCCGGGACGCCGCTGCGCACCGGATCGTGCAGGAGGCGCTCACCAACGCCGCTCGGCACGCGCCGGGGTCGTCGGTGACGGTCTCGGTGGAGGAGCGCGAACCCGTTGGCGTACGCCTCTCGGTGAGCAACGGCCGAGCGACCCTGCCGCCGCGTGCCGGAGCGACGACCGGGCTGGGCCTGGCCGGGCTGGAGGAGGCGGCCCGTGCCGCCGGCGGCACGCTGCGCCACGGCCCTGTCCCAGGCGGAGGCTTCGAGGTGGTCGCCGACCTGCCCGCCCTCCAGCGGCGAGAGGCTGTGCTGTGATCCGGGTGCTGCTGGTGGACGACGAGGCGATGGTCCGGGCCGGCGTACGCGCGATCCTGGAGACCGACCAGGCGATCGAGGTGGTCGCGGAGGCCGCCGACGGGCGCGAGGCGGTCGACGCCGCCCAGCGCCACCGACCCGACGTGGCGCTGCTCGACGTCAGGATGCCGCGGATGGACGGCCTGGCGGCCGCGGCAGAGATCGCCCGGACCGCCCCGGAGACCGCGCGGGTCATCCTGACCACGTTCTCCGAGGACGCCTACATCGCCCGGGCGCTCGGAGACGGTGCCAGCGGGTTCCTGCTCAAGTCGGGCGACCCGCGCGAGCTGCTCGCGGGCGTGCACGCGGTCGCCGACGGCGCCGCCTACCTCTCCCCGCGGGTGGCCCAGCGGGTCATCGCCGAGCTCGGCGCCGGGGCGGGCGACCGGATGTCGCGGGCCGCCGAGGCACGGGCCAAGGTCGCCACCCTGACCGACCGCGAGCGCGACGTGATGGCGCTGGTCGGCGCGGGGCTCTCCAACGCCGAGATCGGCCGCCGGCTCCATCTCGTGGAGGGCACCGTGAAGGCCTATCTGAGCAGCGCCTTCGGCCGTCTCGGCGTACGCAATCGGGTGCAGGCGGCGGTCCTCGCGCACGAGGCAGGGCTCGTGGCGCCATCGGTGGTCGAGCTTGTCGAGACCTCCAGGACCGAGAGCTCGACCACCGACAAGGATCAGGCGTCGCGCCTGCGGAACACCAGGTAGCCGGCCAGCAGCGTGACCACCGACCACGCGGCGAGGAGACCGAGGCCGCCGTTGACGTCGTAGGGAAGGCCGTCGTCGAGCCCGAAGAGGGTCGCGATGCCGACGCCGAGATACTCCGTGCCGGCGGTCCCCGGCAGGTAGTAGGACACCTCGGTCATCAGGTCCATCCCGCTCATCATCAGCACCATCGGCAGCAGGAAGAGTGCCAGGAAGGCCACGACCAGCGCGCCCGCCGTGCTCCGAAGCGCGACCGCGAGCCCGATCGCCAGCGCGACGACAGCGCCCATGTAGACACTGACCTTGCCGGCCACCGTGGCCACCGCGGAGACGTCGAAGACGCCGTAGTCACCCGCGGTCAGGTAGCCGAGACCGGCTCCCAGGAGCGCGAGGAGCGCGCCTGCGACCAGGGCGACCGCCTCGACCACGACGAGCTTCGCGACCAGCACCCGGCCGCGCCGGGGCTCGCACTGGAGTGTCGTACGCATGCTGCCGGAGGCATACTCCGAGGTCACCGTCAGCAGGGCCAGCGCGATCAGCGCGAACTGGGTGAACAGCAGGCCCGCGGTGGCGACGTCCTCGACGTGGAGCAGCTGGTCCGCGCGGGACAGGTCCGGGTTGGGTTCGGCCGCGTCGAAGCCCAGCGGGACCGAGTAGAGCGCCATCAGCGCGGCCGCGCCGATCAGGCACCACCAGGTCGAGCGGACCGACCAGAGCTTGGTCCATTCCGATGCGATCGTGGCAAGCATCAGGCCACCTCGCTTCCCGTGTACTCGACGCTGCCGGCGGTCAGCCGGAAGTACGCCTCCTCGAGCGACCCGTGCCCGGCGACGAACGACTCCAGCGAGGAGTCCGCGAGCAGCCGCCCCCGGCCCAGCACGACCAGGTGGTCGGCGGTCTGCTGCATCTCGCTCATCAGGTGGCTGGAGACCAGGACCGTACGTCCCTCCGCGGCGAGCGACCTCAGCAGGTTCCGGATCCACAGCACGCCGTCGGGATCGAGCCCGTTGACGGGCTCGTCGAAGAGCATCACCCGCGGGTCGCCGAGCAGCACGCCCGCGATCCCGAGCCGCTGGCTCATCCCGAGCGAGAGGCTTCCCGCCCGCCGCCGGCCGACCCCGGCCAGGCCGACCCGCTCGAGCACCTCGTCGACCCGGGCCACCGGGATCGAGTTGCTCCGCGCCATCGCCACCAGGTGCGTACGCACCCGGCGGCCGGGATGCACCGCCTTGGCGTCCAGCAGCGCACCGACCTCGCGCAGCGGACGCCGCAGCGAGGCGTACGGGCGCCCGTCGATCGTGGCGGTCCCCGACGTCGGCCGGTCCAGGCCGAGGATCATCCGCATCGTGGTCGACTTGCCGGCGCCGTTGGGGCCGAGGAAGCCGGTGACCCGGCCGGGCTGTATCTGCAAGGTGAGATCGTCGACCGCGGTGGTCGCGCCGTATCTCTTGGTCAGGTGGTCCAGTGTGATCATGCGTCGAACCTAGGGACGTACGCGCCCCATGACAGTGGACGAAAAGCAGCCGTCCCTACCGACGAAAGTCAGTAGGGACGGCTGCGGACGAAACGAGCTACTCGGGCAGACCGGTCGCCGTGCAGATGTCCGCCGGGATCTGGTCGACGGTGTCCGCCTTGATGTGGCCGAACATCGTCAGCGCGTCCTCCTTGCGCCAGTTGACCGCGAAGTCCTTGATCGGCACGCCGCAGGTCATCGCCGAGCCACCCGCGAGCGCCTTGAACGCCCACAGGAACTTCGCGCCGCCGATGACGCTCATGCCCTTGCCGACCTTGAGCCCCTCGGCGCCGCTGCCCATCTCGGCCAGCTTGGCCGGGTTCAGCAGGGTGCCCGCGCTGGTGGCCTTCTTGCCGATCGCCGAGATGACCTCGGTCTGGTTGGCGCCACGACCGAGGTCGCCGTTCTCGGCCGCGTAGCGGGAGCGGGAGTAGGCGAGCGCGGTGACGCCATCTACCTCCTGGCAGCCCTTCTTGATGTCCAGGCCCGCCTTGGGGTCCTTCATGTCCTTCTTGGGGCAAATCTCGATGCCGCCGACGCCGTCGACGAGGCGGGCCAGGCCGCCCATGCCGATCTCGACGTAGCCGTCGATGCGCACGCCGGTGTTCTGCTCGATCGTCTGCACCAGCAGCTCGGGCCCGCCGTAGGCGAAGGCCGCGTTGATCTTGGTCGTGCCGTGGCCCGGGATCGGGACCAGCGAGTCGCGGGGAAGGGTCACCACGATCGTCTTGCCCGCGCCGGTGTGCAGCAGCTTGATGGTGTCGGTGCGGCTGCCCGCGGCGTCGCCGGTGGAGAGCTTCTTCTTCTCCTCGGCGGTCAGGCCCTCGCGGGAGTCGCTGGCGACGATGAGGTACGTGGTGCCCGGCTGGTCCGCCGGCCGCTCGCCCGCGGTCGGCTCGTAGGCCACCTTGTCGACCTTGTTCCAGGCCGAGATGCCGATCCAGGCCACCGAGCCGACCAGGATCAGGATCGGGATCATCACGATGATGACGAACTTGCGGAACGGGTGGCGCTTCTTGGGCCGGGGCTGGCGGCCCCCGCGACCGCCGTAACCATCGCCCGGCCCGCCGTAGCCACCACCGCCGTTGCCGCCGTACTCGCTCGGCTGGCTCCAGCCCTGGTTGTAGCCCTGGTTGTAACCCTGGTCATAGCCCTGGTTGCCATAATTACCCTGCCCGGGTGTCGGCGCGATCTCGCCCGGCTGGGGCAGCGGCCGGTCATAGCCGCCACGCGGCGGCGCCTGGGGCGGCGAGCCGGCGGGAGGCCGACGGACGGTGGGCATGACGTTGGTCGGCTCCGGACCCGAGTTCTGAGCAGGCTGGCCACCGCCGTACGCCCAGCCGTACTGCTGCGACCGGGGATCGTTCGGGTTGCCAGGGTTGCGGGGGTTTGGCATGCGCTCAAACGTACCGTGCCCGGCGACTAGAGTTGGTCGGCG includes:
- a CDS encoding protein kinase domain-containing protein, which codes for MQTSPHPKIAGRYELHRLIGRGGMGEVWQAMDLTLQRWVAVKVVRTSADPTMIERFRRESLSTAAASHPGTVQVHDAGIERTGNGPMAFLVMELLTGPDLGERLRSHGPLIAREAGEVIVQAARTLAAVHGQGIVHRDIKPSNLVYDSDRRIRIVDFGIAQLARLGDQRLTSTHDVVGSLGYLSPERGSGGEVGPASDIYSLGCVFYEMLTGRTPYSGGAPATMVYQHATAPIPRVSSMVQVPGIIDDLVAMMMAKEPQQRPSAQDVVAVLTGSGPLPVFDAQVPRQRATHASGPISTSGAFKAYAGSGSFPAAAATGSTGGFSTIGASGPIPTGGARAAERPGAGRRAVSILLAIALLGVAVGGWATFAAFQNASETGRAAALSESLPETIELAVDVIFERDALQPVAQAPVNVRSTYLHTTDIAVEEWQTASAEIDVDGDAELRTLHHDITEVLADFELYRTEMQEGDKASQDAAREVYTGLASNLLMLAAQLPELEDDETADQIRNLSNLTAAAEAFSIERELMVVALSENEIDTKSVKDLTDAEAAWVKASSAFYSGASPELQAELDRVSDGTFDKGSGAMMVQRTVRDVAAKGSIEGVAKEMRAASKGEPIVRTWSDGAVEYIQGLREVILKSTETMADAVTDEHERAKTGLILRAVLTGVALVAAIGLGLGLYRAQYRSGRRSR
- a CDS encoding crotonase/enoyl-CoA hydratase family protein; protein product: MAYETLTFDVDADGIALLTLNRPDALNSFTVTMARELEEVFTTDAMADEVRAVIVTGAGRAFCAGMDLSAEGNVFGLDESLHPTPEKLAEHLADPAKHPEYAEGVRDTGGKVTLAIHALPKPVIAAVNGPAVGIGATMLCAMDARLASSKAKIGFVFGKLGIVPEACSSYFLPRVVGVPRALEWLYTAEILDPDQALDGGLVRSIHLPDELLPAAFELARRFTQNRSPVGTALVRQLITRNASARHPLEAHLSDSLAMFYASVGDGKEGVAAFLEKRAPEFTSKASEVPDVFLRSDLQR
- a CDS encoding sensor histidine kinase, encoding MSLLRVPRVWEPILSALLIAAVAAEHLYMSGAGHPQWSGWSAVAGVVGVALAMWLRHRHPAVAVALVCLLVGGTVVANDGWILISYVAFAALVSFLVGRWADQVWPSVAVVGVAVVALTALDAAVNGGGVRVAMAGNMIIFMALPWLSGRYLRQVARHHSTAIEQAQLAERARIAQEMHDSLGHELSLIALRAGALEVAPGLTATHQKAAGDIRAAAAGATERLGEIVGVLRPADEEAPLTPAAAGIGGLVERARESGMDVRLVGSLTEGTAPVRDAAAHRIVQEALTNAARHAPGSSVTVSVEEREPVGVRLSVSNGRATLPPRAGATTGLGLAGLEEAARAAGGTLRHGPVPGGGFEVVADLPALQRREAVL
- a CDS encoding ABC transporter ATP-binding protein, with the translated sequence MITLDHLTKRYGATTAVDDLTLQIQPGRVTGFLGPNGAGKSTTMRMILGLDRPTSGTATIDGRPYASLRRPLREVGALLDAKAVHPGRRVRTHLVAMARSNSIPVARVDEVLERVGLAGVGRRRAGSLSLGMSQRLGIAGVLLGDPRVMLFDEPVNGLDPDGVLWIRNLLRSLAAEGRTVLVSSHLMSEMQQTADHLVVLGRGRLLADSSLESFVAGHGSLEEAYFRLTAGSVEYTGSEVA
- a CDS encoding response regulator transcription factor, with the translated sequence MIRVLLVDDEAMVRAGVRAILETDQAIEVVAEAADGREAVDAAQRHRPDVALLDVRMPRMDGLAAAAEIARTAPETARVILTTFSEDAYIARALGDGASGFLLKSGDPRELLAGVHAVADGAAYLSPRVAQRVIAELGAGAGDRMSRAAEARAKVATLTDRERDVMALVGAGLSNAEIGRRLHLVEGTVKAYLSSAFGRLGVRNRVQAAVLAHEAGLVAPSVVELVETSRTESSTTDKDQASRLRNTR
- a CDS encoding 3'(2'),5'-bisphosphate nucleotidase CysQ gives rise to the protein MTFDAPTPEILASDHLLAAWLAETAGRRLLEVRATSGLEGKELKDAGDLAAHELLMKLVAEYRPEDGVLSEEGKDSKERLTKDRVWIIDPLDGTREFSEPPRDDWAVHVALWGSSNGGELIAGAVAQPALADASVQSTFHTGAAPLVPPSTSPRPRIAVSRSRPPAFVEALAEELGAELVPMGSAGVKMMSVVRDISDAYVHAGGQYEWDSAAPVAVAAAAGLFTSRIDGSPLRYNQDDVYLPDVIVCRPELSEQILSFIKRHGVE
- a CDS encoding dienelactone hydrolase family protein; this translates as MVEQIEIQTPDGTAEAYLARPESAPKGGVLVYMDAIGLRPRLAEMIERVASWGYVVLAPNVFYRDGSVAELAPTADLRDPAARDAFFANGAMARVRGLTVARLAGDIPAYVQKLQTYVTGPLGTHGYCMGARIAVRTAGRFPDEFVAVGGFHGGGLVTADEASPHTCIAGTRAEYYFGHADHDRSMTPENVADLGRALDDAGVTYTNLIYPDAPHGYTMADTSSYQEAGTHRHFTDLELLYARTMA
- a CDS encoding LCP family protein, producing the protein MPNPRNPGNPNDPRSQQYGWAYGGGQPAQNSGPEPTNVMPTVRRPPAGSPPQAPPRGGYDRPLPQPGEIAPTPGQGNYGNQGYDQGYNQGYNQGWSQPSEYGGNGGGGYGGPGDGYGGRGGRQPRPKKRHPFRKFVIIVMIPILILVGSVAWIGISAWNKVDKVAYEPTAGERPADQPGTTYLIVASDSREGLTAEEKKKLSTGDAAGSRTDTIKLLHTGAGKTIVVTLPRDSLVPIPGHGTTKINAAFAYGGPELLVQTIEQNTGVRIDGYVEIGMGGLARLVDGVGGIEICPKKDMKDPKAGLDIKKGCQEVDGVTALAYSRSRYAAENGDLGRGANQTEVISAIGKKATSAGTLLNPAKLAEMGSGAEGLKVGKGMSVIGGAKFLWAFKALAGGSAMTCGVPIKDFAVNWRKEDALTMFGHIKADTVDQIPADICTATGLPE
- a CDS encoding ABC transporter permease subunit; this encodes MLATIASEWTKLWSVRSTWWCLIGAAALMALYSVPLGFDAAEPNPDLSRADQLLHVEDVATAGLLFTQFALIALALLTVTSEYASGSMRTTLQCEPRRGRVLVAKLVVVEAVALVAGALLALLGAGLGYLTAGDYGVFDVSAVATVAGKVSVYMGAVVALAIGLAVALRSTAGALVVAFLALFLLPMVLMMSGMDLMTEVSYYLPGTAGTEYLGVGIATLFGLDDGLPYDVNGGLGLLAAWSVVTLLAGYLVFRRRDA
- a CDS encoding gluconokinase: MAKPVLVVMGVSGSGKSTIGAAIAGRLRVPFEDADDLHPPANIEKMTAGIALDDDDRFPWLEAVGEWLAAHEERGGVMSCSALKRKYRDQLRRHSAGVTFLHLEGTREVIARRQASRPGHFMPASLLDSQFRTLEPLEPDEAGFVIDVDQPVDAIVEEYARRIGA
- a CDS encoding SRPBCC family protein, whose translation is MTQHLEALHLESSRAIPVAYETALARVLPAPLPQIFGRRYAAIGPIAEVRDQAGGWDSVGETRTIVLSDGATMRETLTAVDAPTSFSYEITPLSGPLKLLVGHVAGRWSFAPAGTGTRVTWSWDVTPTSSAASFAMPVFGWMWNGYARQSLEALEELLLGG